The Corvus hawaiiensis isolate bCorHaw1 chromosome 7, bCorHaw1.pri.cur, whole genome shotgun sequence genome contains a region encoding:
- the VWC2L gene encoding von Willebrand factor C domain-containing protein 2-like isoform X3, translating into MEKLRRGMALHIHEAWILLFVLPGLVTPAAINHEDYPADEGDQTSSNDNLIFDDYRGKGCVDDSGFVYKLGERFFPGHSNCPCVCTEDGPVCDQPECPKIHPKCTKVEHNGCCPECKEVKNFCEYHGKNYKILEEFKVPTALRAPR; encoded by the coding sequence ATGGAGAAGCTGAGGAGGGGGATGGCTCTTCATATCCATGAAGCCTGGATACTTCTGTTTGTGCTCCCTGGTTTGGTCACTCCAGCTGCCATCAATCATGAAGACTACCCTGCTGATGAAGGGGACCAGACCTCCAGTAATGACAATCTGATCTTTGATGATTACCGGGGGAAGGGCTGTGTGGATGACAGTGGCTTTGTGTACAAACTGGGAGAACGCTTTTTCCCAGGACATTCCAACTGTCCCTGTGTCTGTACTGAGGATGGACCTGTTTGCGATCAACCAGAATGCCCTAAAATCCACCCAAAGTGCACAAAAGTGGAACACAACGGATGCTGTCCAGAATGCAAAGAAGTGAAAAACTTTTGTGAATATCATgggaaaaattacaaaatcttGGAGGAATTTAAG